A region from the Lolium perenne isolate Kyuss_39 chromosome 4, Kyuss_2.0, whole genome shotgun sequence genome encodes:
- the LOC127294415 gene encoding uncharacterized protein has protein sequence MATVTQGVLLRLLQAMHTDERVTGEHRSPALQVTAVVPALTASTADSLLCPSNGFLLQLSDGLHSTYVQPSAPDADALLSARPHVVGHLVHLDRLRFASPVPRALGLRLVPSSRALPCAGCPEPLVVRAAPCARGYVIRPDSSSDAAPPLMPSASRAAPPSDAPSKRTVLAPKNFPDASAPPAASSVKRRFSSPAPSKQRDPSPAAKGASRAASPAVKAASRASSPAVRGPSRSSSPAPSKCVVPSLVAAKEENRRAAKEPAIIVPSRYRQPSPAGGRRGAASPAGGGRRGSLSPSSRRLSGEGGSKKKVLVSGISKMTDLSGGSAMKPGRKSWDESAMAVAAAAAGSVKKSRGKVDRDTILRTREAMSGRLSDATTELSSNDDSSVDERPKPRRKAESTAMKAKTAAPKIILHDAKWTDGSISLGAVSDKLSKIGKEATERRDAAAAAAADALQEALITESVIRNLSKFSELCSLSKTSNPFPTVDCFLAVYEDTLKWKKIAESVGSNRAEEAAIWEKSTTHWVEAALATELEVLKLVNSATGSIYQKKSSTEKPKAPPSVIEPPRASLSSKRPSAKVVQHRVSPPLPAAAASWSKTPGMNETVELANTLWSEMHVWFLRFVNEAMDVGFHLFEDQNVAARGKQSGHITLVLSQFKRISDWLDGVGKVAEEEATREGVERLKRKIYQFVISRMGSAFESSVSVSAKS, from the exons ATGGCGACGGTGACGCAGGGCGTGCTGCTGCGGCTGCTGCAGGCGATGCACACGGACGAGCGGGTCACCGGGGAGCACCGCTCGCCGGCGCTGCAGGTCACCGCCGTCGTGCCCGCGCTCACCGCCTCCACCGCCGACTCCCTGCTCTGCCCCTCCAACGGCTTCCTCCTCCAGCTCTCCGACGGCCTCCACTCCACCTACGTCCAGCCCTCCGCGCCCGACGCCGACGCGCTCCTCTCCGCGCGCCCCCACGTCGTCGGCCACCTCGTCCACCTCGACCGCCTCCGCTTCGCCAGCCCCGTCCCGCGCGCCCTCGGCCTCCGCCTCGTCCCCTCCTCCCGCGCCCTCCCCTGCGCCGGCTGCCCCGAGCCGCTCGTCGTCCGCGCCGCCCCGTGCGCCCGGGGCTACGTCATCAGGCCCGACTCCTCCTCCGACGCCGCGCCGCCGCTCATGCCCTCCGCctcacgcgccgcgccgccctccgATGCTCCCTCCAAGAGAACAGTCCTTGCTCCCAAAAACTTCCCGGACGCCTCGGCGCCGCCAGCCGCTTCATCCGTGAAGCGCCGGTTCTCATCTCCGGCCCCATCCAAGCAGCGAGATCCGTCGCCTGCAGCCAAGGGGGCATCACGGGCGGCATCGCCCGCCGTCAAGGCCGCCTCAAGAGCATCTTCCCCTGCGGTGCGAGGCCCATCCAGGTCCTCCTCGCCGGCGCCGTCCAAGTGCGTGGTGCCCAGCCTCGTCGCGGCCAAGGAGGAGAACCGCAGGGCGGCAAAGGAGCCGGCCATCATCGTGCCGTCTAGGTACAGGCAGCCTTCGCCGGCAGGAGGGAGAAGGGGGGCGGCGTCTCCGGCGGGCGGCGGGAGGCGGGGCTCCCTCTCACCGAGCTCGCGGCGGCTCTCGGGGGAAGGGGGCAGCAAGAAGAAGGTGCTGGTGTCTGGCATCTCGAAGATGACCGATCTGTCAGGCGGGTCGGCTATGAAGCCTGGGAGGAAGAGCTGGGACGAGTCGGCAATGGCTGTCGCAGCTGCGGCCGCGGGCTCCGTCAAGAAATCCAGGGGCAAGGTCGACAGAGATACCATTCTCAGGACTCGG GAAGCAATGTCTGGGCGACTTAGTGATGCTACAACAGAGCTATCCAGCAATGATGACTCATCCGTTGATGAGAGGCCAAAGCCACGAAGGAAGGCAGAGTCTACTGCAATGAAGGCAAAAACCGCGGCCCCGAAAATCATACTTCATGATGCTAAATGGACTGATGGTAGCATTTCACTGGGTGCAGTTTCTGATAAGCTTTCAAAGATTGGGAAG GAAGCTACTGAAAGGAGAGACGCGGCCGCAGCTGCTGCAGCTGACGCTCTGCAGGAGGCGCTGATAACTGAATCTGTTATCAGGAACCTGAG CAAGTTTTCTGAACTTTGTTCGCTATCGAAGACCTCCAACCCCTTCCCGACCGTCGACTGTTTCCTTGCTGTCTACGAGGACACTCTCAAGTGGAAGAAGATCGCTGAGTCCGTAGGCAGCAACAGAGCAGAGGAAGCTGCCATCTGGGAGAAGTCAACCACTCACTGGGTCGAAGCAGCACTAGCAACTGAGCTGGAGGTCCTCAAGCTAGTCAACAGCGCCACCGGATCAATCTATCAGAAGAAGAGCAGCACCGAGAAGCCCAAGGCTCCTCCTTCAGTGATCGAACCACCAAGAGCAAGCCTGTCATCGAAGAGGCCATCTGCAAAGGTCGTCCAGCACAGGGTGTCACCACCTCTCCCTGCTGCAGCTGCATCATGGAGCAAGACCCCGGGCATGAACGAGACCGTCGAGCTCGCCAACACACTGTGGAGCGAGATGCACGTGTGGTTCCTGAGGTTCGTGAACGAGGCCATGGACGTGGGCTTCCATCTGTTCGAGGACCAGAACGTGGCGGCCAGGGGCAAGCAGAGCGGCCACATCACGCTGGTCCTCTCTCAGTTCAAGAGGATCAGCGACTGGCTAGACGGCGTCGGCAaggtcgccgaggaggaggccaccAGGGAGGGCGTCGAGCGGCTGAAGCGCAAGATCTACCAGTTCGTCATCAGCCGCATGGGCTCTGCTTTCGAGAGCTCGGTCTCGGTTTCGGCCAAGAGTTGA